A genomic segment from Desulfonatronum lacustre DSM 10312 encodes:
- a CDS encoding ChaN family lipoprotein, producing the protein MNALAPNCFRFTGTTLILTILLTFFPAASHPSEDLQLWDLNHSRSTTLTEALPALSSAELLIVGESHGNPRHHTAQLAIVKAVHTSGMPVAVGLEMFQHHEQHILDNWVAGTIPEPEMVQAFTRNWGVQWPAYRNIFIYCRDHGVPMVGLNVPREITRKVARQGFASLSREELGLLPPIVCRIDPEYEAFLRRFVGSDGHAGSFERFCEAQLVWDAAFAVHALNFLKSRPDHAMVVLTGSVHAWKPAMPFQVHRLAPQIRQVSIVPDIPAHMDLQDITAKDADYLILGL; encoded by the coding sequence ATGAACGCGCTTGCTCCAAATTGTTTCCGATTCACCGGCACTACGCTTATCCTGACCATCCTGCTGACGTTTTTCCCGGCCGCGTCCCACCCCTCGGAAGATCTCCAACTCTGGGACCTGAACCATTCCCGGTCTACGACGCTCACCGAAGCCCTTCCAGCATTATCCAGCGCCGAACTGCTGATTGTCGGTGAATCCCATGGCAATCCGCGGCATCACACCGCGCAACTGGCCATAGTCAAAGCGGTGCACACGTCAGGGATGCCCGTGGCGGTCGGCTTGGAGATGTTCCAGCACCACGAGCAGCATATTCTGGACAACTGGGTGGCCGGGACCATTCCGGAGCCGGAAATGGTTCAGGCTTTCACCCGGAATTGGGGCGTCCAATGGCCGGCCTATCGGAACATTTTCATCTACTGCCGCGACCACGGCGTGCCCATGGTCGGCCTGAACGTCCCGCGAGAGATCACGCGAAAGGTGGCCCGCCAGGGGTTCGCCTCCCTGAGCAGGGAGGAGCTGGGACTTCTGCCGCCCATCGTCTGCCGCATTGATCCGGAGTATGAAGCCTTCCTGCGGCGGTTTGTCGGGTCTGACGGCCACGCAGGCTCGTTTGAACGCTTTTGCGAAGCCCAATTGGTCTGGGACGCCGCCTTTGCCGTCCACGCCCTGAATTTTCTGAAAAGCCGTCCGGATCACGCCATGGTCGTGCTTACCGGCTCGGTCCATGCCTGGAAGCCGGCCATGCCCTTTCAGGTGCACCGCCTTGCGCCGCAAATTCGGCAGGTTTCCATTGTACCGGACATCCCGGCCCACATGGACCTTCAGGACATTACCGCGAAGGATGCGGATTACTTGATCCTCGGGTTGTAG